From a region of the Neodiprion fabricii isolate iyNeoFabr1 chromosome 7, iyNeoFabr1.1, whole genome shotgun sequence genome:
- the LOC124185984 gene encoding proto-oncogene tyrosine-protein kinase ROS isoform X6: MYEELAESWQYCRNESWEKDNQILVKNLQPYTKYRFRVAVILKSTQHSRESIASAPSVPILTKPEGFPLSPPVIVRAAAVDCCRVSVSWEPGPFPNGPLLSYVLRLQGGNYSTLKDISAVENVTDHYMFQNLTPHQNYSVSITMRNSEGEGPPAVIYISTTPEPAVTDMQLPILILGGEHQVKKQVADLLENPVLIYETANKICGVAIHVASGQVFVSDSGGYVYRTSVDERTDPVVVLSPDQVNFKPLSLSVDWLNLHLYVLGEVKHATTVWQIARCNLDGRGLTVAVAAFLSKPSHIEVDPYNGYLFWVSKDGLSRLDLADISNGVKHETQPDLILEDSHLEAFMVDHRNFRLLIPHPMQNTVLSVTLDGREVSNLRANTQQPQFQNVVSLAMANGLFYWANGRDILTEDYHPGQNRYFHNSYPYKSCYSVNVLMDASQPAPVPVNPPTGVQAVLGAEMAKVSWRAPYLLGGQGKGAWQNWSYELEIKDEITGKAVHQKGIRLLSHTVHRLRERTKYSIKAAAYTSAGRGPWSTEFRGRTLRDPKGEPYASILWSATEGLLKSDVTGENVETLIHRASWKDSEMQYHIVDVAWYKDLLYLVGNNSVLYCYNTTSHENNRMHINSVGSVAVDWISKKLYWANPNQQIITRANLDGTHQEPMSILAIVKELMIDSLEAYLYWSTGYAVEVSRLNGQDRRFYYSDEIFIGKQVMGLTLDTENKFVYWIVRSYESGSILYKAPTSERIPLNDKIIPEQKYLEFQVSALQYPNIQGPLCYFSEHLLWLQDDRNAVIGDLSGQNTAIINGITLSGLQMVAIMDHALHKYPKNLSANSIVVLPSAVSIDSIRVEGKWNNFNVSWNSVKNVNYGTVFYEVKFADYINTNTNSEITKETTIPYHNSEIFSPYAILEVTIKAFTYWGMSHNTRKILRSPQAKPSQPTNARGFVEFDKKPLSDETNISAVFRWDPPDHPNGLIQVYAIDCWYMLEGMNIDICNCLNVNSTMLEYRLYQLLPNTTYYFRVQAYTEVGGGWFTDIVNISTDYENPVPKILVATPEAVRISDLDRQINDTITRHVAIEVAYSAVENKVYGINEMQEMMLADIDSPNVTKILKLNNTASSLCVNWVTRTLFWTEADYGESVSRNIMRLDLTAWEAGYTIAEKIITTRNATLNLDISPLTGTLYWIELVQADRGVTMQSNLNGENVQYFFNQIDDCSCHYAPIVRPVMAVDNTDASTPVIYWVSMEGHLNIADMDGCTCNMVLGPGFNRGLPPTSLTVDKINLYWSNADKDSVYYVEKANPDDTRIKRLHLQSPRSLKAIGKSLQPYPVAECLVPRQVSDNVEVLKKFSNSIKIKLPEPVPHFACEKYNLPATLYTIYITECSAVDSTKCSNNREKIKLKTFKKEIEVENLKPFSRYMFQLSLSNYYSGLESSSPEPDQGVVIITEAGVPTRPENVEVQALTPTLAAVSWLPPKILNGAAVRYEIHWRPVQLVNGMRHNGEQSIKHTEQSSDGKLSATLQSLLPGQDYLICVRAYSTSSAIYNESLPQFLKMYPEPNNLTLTGTSVNSMNISWVPNKNLTIDYSLQYSIVGSDKWQTVVNPILRNNKVEFHIRKLQPKTFYRFKLTLRYPIYKLNVTWPSDARFTFQTSGDVPSAPGTPTITKVRGPVYQVNWEPAHARGSSITLYRLEGTILEDSDTMDKRRNETSEWRLYYNGTDTYWIIPDEMVQKYQFRVQAKNAYGLGTWSKASAVVDLNEAGSGIFVPPQHLGLILGLSVPLILGVMLLCFGFFLCPVYRQRKEDKKAVIPPAAPDVELATLREIPRGNFMQSNTLYATATQDDPDDSSLPKIKREQITLAKFLGSGAFGEVFQGIAKDLDGPGITGVAIKTLRKGASAQEKTEFLREARLMSPFRHKHVLRLLGVCLDTDPPLLVLELMKAGDLLTYLRASRCLQPSDPCALRLQDLLAMCEDVARGCQYLEELHFVHRDLACRNCLVSARDRENRVVKIGDFGLARDIYKNDYYRKEGEGLLPVRWMAPESLVDGVFTSQSDVWAFGVLMWEITSLGQQPYPARTNLEVLYHVRAGGRLPKPLNCPTPLHQLMLRCWSTADARPSFKACLDHIITLRSRTEDAAISPAHAGHYLSKQGVSNMAYFADENQNHNHSGNSWKSTSSEGSRDMQPFLPDSCNTTALLASGEIPKYLELIADNDVPDVRDTPTGGYEVPRPVQCLDKNEVQKESKIPELSDSQNESSNLDREQLEDVVNQKRESANNFDLTEPKRASISSTGEKFCILDSSRLANHVSKCIAATNSPSSIDDSRKSEKISTEIRGSLTSLSGRSSSSHGSSTSLTPSRPSSSLLNSQNTLPLKKNGATKQNILSSDTNSGRNTISKLSRTHSILQNGKANIPLAINSALLNSLRQTPDTGEDGNEIATYTNINSDAVRVNG, from the exons ATGTACGAGGAGCTCGCGGAATCTTGGCAATACTGCAGAAACGAATCGTGGGAAAAGGACAATCAGattttagtaaaaaatttacagccTTACACAAAGTACAGG tttcgcGTAGCCGTGATCCTGAAATCGACTCAGCACTCTAGGGAATCCATTGCTTCAGCTCCTAGTGTTCCAATCTTGACTAAACCCGAGGGTTTTCCATTGTCACCACCGGTAATTGTTAGGGCGGCAGCGGTAGATTGCTGCCGCGTGTCCGTGTCTTGGGAACCGGGACCGTTTCCAAACGGCCCACTTTTGTCCTATGTCCTGCGGCTGCAAGGGGGCAATTATTCCACGCTTAAG GATATTTCAGCTGTTGAAAATGTGACAGACCATTACATGTTTCAAAATCTGACGCCACATCAAAACTATTCTGTGAGCATAACGATGAGGAATAGCGAAGGGGAGGGACCTCCTGCCGTAATATACATTTCAACAACGCCCGAGCCAgctg TTACAGACATGCAACTACCGATACTGATTCTTGGGGGAGAGCACCAGGTGAAGAAGCAGGTCGCCGACTTGTTAGAAAATCCAGTCTTGATCTATGAAACGGCCAACAAAATTTGCGGTGTCGCGATACACGTTGCCTCTGGACAAGTATTCGTATCGGATTCAGGTGGCTACGTTTATCGAACATCGGTTGATGAAAGAACCGATCCTGTTGTCGTGCTGAGCCCGGACCAAGTGAACTTCAAGCCACTGAGTTTATCCGTTGATTGGCTGAACTTGCATCTGTACGTCTTGGGAGAAGTCAAACACGCAACGACCGTCTGGCAAATAGCTCGTTGCAACCTGGATGGACGGGGACTGACCGTTGCGGTCGCAGCTTTTTTGTCCAAGCCTTCGCACATCGAAGTTGATCCGTACAACGGGTACCTGTTTTGGGTCAGCAAAGATGGATTATCTCGTTTGGATTTAGCCGATATTAGCAACGGTGTGAAGCACGAG ACACAGCCAGACCTTATACTCGAAGATTCGCATCTGGAGGCATTTATGGTCGATCACAGAAATTTTCGTCTGCTGATACCACATCCTATGCAAAACACGGTGTTATCGGTTACTTTGGATGGTAGAGAAGTCTCGAATCTCCGAGCGAACACTCAGCAGCCGCAATTTCAGAACGTCGTTTCACTGGCTATGGCCAACGGTTTGTTTTATTGGGCAAACGGAAGGGATATACTAACGGAAGACTATCATCCAGGCCAGAACAGATACTTTCACAACTCGTATCCCTACAA GTCTTGCTACAGCGTAAATGTGCTGATGGACGCCAGTCAACCAGCTCCAGTTCCTGTCAATCCACCGACCGGTGTTCAGGCTGTTCTTGGAGCCGAAATGGCAAAGGTTTCTTGGAGAGCGCCGTATCTGCTCGGAGGACAGGGTAAAGGAGCTTGGCAAAACTGGTCCTACGAATTAGAAATCAAAGACGAAATAACCGGGAAAGCTGTTCATCAAAAAGGAATCCGTTTATTGTCTCACACTGTTCATCGATTGAGAGAGAGAACTAAGTATTCGATAAAGGCTGCGGCATATACGAGCGCCGGACGAGGTCCCTGGTCTACAGAATTTCGAGGACGAACATTGAG AGATCCAAAAGGCGAGCCCTACGCTTCTATATTGTGGTCCGCGACTGAAGGATTATTGAAGAGTGACGTGACCGGAGAAAACGTGGAGACTTTGATACACAGGGCAAGCTGGAAGGACTCTGAAATGCAGTATCACATTGTCGACGTTGCGTGGTACAAAGACCTGCTCTACTTGGTCGGTAATAACTCGGTTTTGTACTGCTATAACACGACTAGCCATGAGAATAACAGAATGCACATAAATTCCGTTGGAAGCGTCGCTGTCGATTGGATATCGAAAAAACTCTACTGGGCAAATCCAAATCAGCAAATA ATAACCAGAGCAAACTTGGATGGAACTCATCAAGAACCAATGTCAATACTGGCAATTGTCAAGGAATTGATGATAGACTCGTTGGAAGCCTATTTGTATTGGTCGACTGGATATGCGGTCGAAGTATCGAGACTTAATGGCCAAGACAGAAGATTCTATTATTccgatgaaatatttatcggtAAGCAAGTAATGGGTTTGACGTTGGATACGGAGAACAAGTTTGTGTATTGGATTGTCAGGAGTTACGAAAGCGGATCGATACTCTACAAAGCACCAACGTCCGAAAGAATACCtttgaatgataaaattattccagagcag AAATATTTGGAATTTCAGGTTTCGGCGTTACAATATCCTAACATACAAGGGCCGCTTTGTTACTTTTCGGAGCACTTGCTGTGGCTCCAAGATGATAGAAATGCAGTTATCGGAGATTTGTCTGGTCAAAACACAGCCATTATCAACGGAATAACCTTGTCCGGTCTTCAGATGGTTGCCATAATGGATCACGCTCTTCACAAGTATCCGAAGAATTTATCTGCGAATAGCATTGTTGTATTACCATCTGCGGTAAGCATAGACAGCATAAGAGTGGAAGGTAAATGGAACAATTTCAACGTCTCGTGGAACTCTGTGAAGAATGTAAACTACGGAACGGTCTTTTACGAGGTGAAATTCGCGGATTATATAAACACGAATACGAATTCAGAAATCACTAAGGAAACAACGATACCTTACCACAAttccgaaatattttcaccatacGCCATATTGGAAGTAACCATAAAAGCGTTCACTTATTGGGGAATGTCACATAACACACGAAAAATTCTGAGATCTCCTCAAGCGAAACCTAGTCAACCAACAAACGCAAGAGGATTCGTTGAATTTGATAAGAAACCACTTAGCGACGAGACTAATATTTCCGCGGTGTTCAG ATGGGATCCACCCGATCATCCCAACGGCTTGATCCAAGTTTACGCAATAGACTGTTGGTACATGCTGGAAGGTATGAATATAGACATTTGCAACTGTCTCAATGTAAATTCGACAATGTTGGAATACCGATTGTATCAGTTGCTGCCGAACACAACTTACTACTTCCGAGTGCAGGCATACACAGAAGTCGGTGGCGGATGGTTCACCGACATCGTCAATATATCAACTGATTACGAAAATCCTGTACCGAAAATATTGGTGGCTACACCAGAGGCTGTGAGAATTTCAGATTTGGACAGACAAATCAACGACACGATAACCAGACATGTCGCTATTGAAGTGGCCTACTCTGCGGTGGAGAATAAAGTATATGGAATAAACGAAATGCAGGAGATGATGCTCGCGGATATCGATAGTCCGAATGTaacaaaaattctcaaattgaACAATACCGCGTCAAGTTTATGCGTCAATTGGGTTACCAGGACCTTATTTTGGACAGAAGCAGATTACGGAGAATCTGTTAGTAGAAATATTATGCGACTGGATTTAACAGCGTGGGAAGCAGGCTATACAATCGCCGAGAAAATAATAACCACTAGGAACGCAACGTTGAATTTGGATATATCACCTCTGACAGG AACATTGTATTGGATCGAGTTAGTTCAAGCCGACCGTGGAGTGACGATGCAATCAAATTTGAACGGAGAAAATGTTCAGTATTTCTTCAACCAAATTGACGACTGCTCGTGTCATTATGCGCCGATTGTGAGACCGGTCATGGCGGTCGACAACACGGACGCCTCTACACCTGTAATTTATTGGGTCTCAATGGAAGGCCACTTGAACATCGCAGACATGGATGGATGTACTTGCAATATGGTGCTCGGTCCAG GTTTTAACAGAGGTTTACCACCGACGTCATTGACAGTGGACAAGATCAATCTTTACTGGTCCAACGCGGATAAGGACAGTGTTTACTACGTAGAAAAAGCCAATCCGGATGACACCAGAATCAAACGACTTCACTTGCAAAGCCCGCGTAGTCTTAAAGCCATTGGAAAATCTTTGCAGCCTTATCCAGTTGCCGAATGCTTGGTTCCGAGACAAGTATCTGATAATGTTGAAGTtctgaagaaattttcaaactccaTCAAGATCAAGTTACCTGAACCTGTGCCCCACTTCGCATGTGAGAAATATAATCTTCCGGCAACACTATATACCATTTACATTACCGAATGCTCCGCGGTAGATTCTACTAAGTGTAGCAAcaacagagaaaaaattaaactgaaGACTTTCAAGAAGGAAATCGAAGTTGAAAATCTTAAACCGTTTAGTAGATACATGTTTCAGCTGAGTTTGAGCAACTACTACAGTGGCTTGGAGTCTTCCAGTCCTGAACCAGACCAGggagtagtaataataacggAGGCAGGAGTTCCAACGAGGCCAGAAAATGTCGAAGTTCAAGCACTAACGCCTACTTTAGCGGCGGTTAGTTGGCTGCCACCAAAAATATTGAACGGAGCAGCTGTTCGCTATGAAATTCATTGGAGACCAGTGCAGCTTGTTAACGGAATGAGACACAACGGCGAACAGTCAATTAAACACACCGAGCAATCTTCGGATGGAAAACTATCTGCGACGCTGCAGTCATTATTGCCGGGACAAGATTACCTGATATGTGTTCGCGCTTACTCGACTTCCAGTGCTATTTACAACGAAAGCCTTCCTCAATTCCTGAAAATGTATCCAGAACCAAACAACTTGACGCTGACTGGTACCAGTGTCAACTCGATGAACATATCATGGGTGCCGAATAAAAATCTGACTATTGACTACAGTCTGCAATACTCGATAGTGGGATCGGACAAATGGCAGACAGTTGTCAATCCGATACTTCGAAATAATAAGGTGGAATTCCACATTCGTAAACTGCAACCGAAAACTTTCTACAGATTTAAATTGACGCTAAGGTATCCAATTTATAAGCTTAACGTCACCTGGCCGTCAGACGCGAGATTTACTTTCCAAACATCAG GCGATGTTCCAAGCGCTCCTGGAACTCCCACAATAACAAAGGTGCGTGGTCCGGTCTATCAAGTTAATTGGGAGCCTGCACACGCTCGTGGATCTTCGATCACGTTGTATCGTCTTGAAGGAACCATCTTAGAAGATTCCGATACTATGGATAAACGTCGCAACGAAACTAGCGAATGGCGCCTCTACTATAACGGGACAGACACTTACTGGATAATCCCAGACGAAATGGTGCAAAAGTACCAATTTCGAGTTCAAGCAAAGAACGCGTATGGCCTTGGAACTTGGAGTAAAGCCAGCGCAGTGGTTGACTTGAATGAGGCTGGGAGTGGGATATTTGTCCCTCCGCAACACCTGGGATTGATACTAGGACTCAGTGTTCCTCTGATCCTCGGAGTGATGCTATTATGTTTTGGCTTTTTCCTTTGTC CAGTCTACCGGCAACGTAAAGAGGATAAAAAGGCAGTAATTCCACCAGCTGCGCCGGACGTTGAATTAGCAACGTTACGCGAAATTCCGCGCGGAAATTTTATGCAGTCAAACACGTTGTACGCAACTGCGACGCAAGACGACCCGGACGACTCTTCGCTGCCAAAGATAAAAAGGGAGCAAATAACGCTGGCCAAATTCCTGGGTAGCGGTGCATTCGGAGAG GTTTTTCAAGGCATTGCGAAGGACCTGGACGGTCCTGGAATAACTGGAGTGGCTATAAAGACTCTTAGAAAAGGGGCGTCTGCGCAAGAGAAGACTGAATTTTTACGCGAGGCTCGACTTATGAGTCCCTTCAGGCACAAGCACGTTCTTCGACTGCTTGGAGTTTGCCTAGACACAGATCCGCCGCTGCTGGTGTTGGAGCTAATGAAGGCTGGGGATCTGTTGACGTATTTGAGAGCCAGCCGCTGTCTACAGCCATCGGATCCCTGCGCTCTTAGACTTCAAGATCTTCTTGCTATGTGCGAAGATGTGGCGAGAGGCTGCCAATACCTGGAGGAACTTCATTTTGTTCACAGAGACCTAGCTTGCAGGAACTGCCTGGTATCCGCCAGGGACAGAGAGAACCGTGTGGTAAAAATTGGAGACTTCGGACTCGCAAGAGACATCTATAAAAACGATTACTACCGCAAG GAGGGCGAAGGCCTACTGCCGGTACGATGGATGGCACCGGAGTCTCTAGTGGATGGGGTATTTACCTCTCAAAGTGACGTGTGGGCGTTCGGTGTTTTGATGTGGGAAATCACTTCCCTGGGCCAGCAGCCATACCCGGCAAGAACAAATCTGGAAGTGCTATACCACGTTAGAGCTGGCGGAAGACTGCCAAAGCCGCTAAATTGTCCAACGCCGTTACATCAGTTGATGCTGCGCTGCTGGAGCACGGCGGATGCTAGACCCAGTTTTAAGGCTTGTTTGGATCATATAATAACGCTCAGAAGCAGAACAGAAGATGCCGCGATCAGCCCTGCACATGCTGGCCATTACTTATCTAAACAAG GCGTGTCTAACATGGCTTACTTTGCTGATGAGAATCAAAATCATAACCACTCAG gCAACTCCTGGAAATCTACAAGCTCCGAAGGCAGTAGAGACATGCAGCCATTTTTACCCGATTCTTGCAACACGACGGCACTATTAGCGTCCGGAGAAATTCCGAAATATTTAGAATTAATAGCAGATAACGACGTACCTGATGTTAGAGATACTCCGACTGGTGGCTATGAAGTACCGAGACCCGTACAGTGCCTGGATAAAAATGAAGTTCAAAAGGAAAGCAAAATACCAGAACTATCAGATTCGCAAAATGAAAGCTCAAACTTGGATCGTGAACAGTTGGAAGATGTTGTAAATCAAAAAAGAGAATCGGCGAATAACTTTGACTTGACGGAACCAAAAAGAGCCTCCATTTCCAGCACAGGAgaaaaattctgcattttGGATAGCTCGAGGTTGGCTAATCATGTTTCCAAATGTATAGCTGCGACGAACTCTCCGAGTTCCATTGACGACAGTCGCAAGAGCGAAAAAATCTCAACAGAAATCAGAGGATCGCTGACTAGTTTGAGCGGTAGAAGCAGCAGCTCCCACGGCTCGTCGACAAGCTTGACTCCATCTAGGCCAAGCTCGTCGTTATTGAATTCTCAGAATACTTTGCCATTGAAGAAGAATGGGGCAACTAAGCAAAACATTCTATCCAGCGATACGAATAGTGGAAGAaatacaatttcgaaattaagCAGGACACATTCAATTCTGCAAAATGGGAAAGCGAATATACCTTTAGCAATAAATAGTGCCTTACTGAATTCTCTCAGGCAAACACCGGATACAGGTGAAGATGGAAATGAGATCGCTACCTATACAAATATAAACTCTGACGCGGTCAGAGTAAATGGGTAA
- the LOC124185986 gene encoding FHA domain-containing protein DDL, with product MGRTKRERKASSSENESDSSKDEGSSNSSDAKEQAPPSPKQRKRQMEKEDRVRPKEMRQDRNVERSRWESPDGRKRKQSPQSQNQRYPASRDDRRKGHRERQDGGEARTKWEKKERDRDIDRDLEKRRKEDNRSQNESDNQRRRERDAPERSNRNYNGENRPVDRFDGRRQNERKSPRRDERNRGFEERERGRHNSGRGGRRGGRGNRFGDGDGPRSSFDGSRVKGEPSPEWGKADMKKENNGKPIEKEKPNFEPSGKLTEDANTVNGVVIKYTEPMEARKPKRRWRLYPFKGEKALPTLYVHRQSAYLMGRDRKVADIPLDHPSCSKQHAALQFRLVSFQREDGGEGKRVRPYLIDLESANGTHVNDIKLEPKRYHELLERDVLRFGFSSREYVLLHEQSKDDALDDDVPFTSAVPK from the exons ATGGGGCGAACGAAAAGGGAACGCAAGGCTAGCAGTTCAGAGAACGAGTCTGATAGTTCCAAGGACGAAGGTTCGTCGAATTCAAGTGATGCCAAAGAACAAGCACCGCCTTCGCCGAAGCAGCGCAAGAGGCAGATGGAGAAAGAAGACCGCGTAAGGCCAAAGGAAATGCGCCAGGACAGAAATGTAGAAAGATCAAGATGGGAAAGCCCGGACGGAAGGAAGCGGAAGCAGAGTCCTCAGTCTCAGAACCAACGGTACCCGGCGTCACGTGACGACAGAAGAAAGGGTCACAGAGAGCGCCAGGATGGCGGAGAGGCCAGAACCAAGTGGGAGAAAAAggagagagacagagataTAGACAGAGATTTGGAAAAGCGAAGGAAGGAGGATAACCGCAGCCAAAATGAATCTGACAACCAGCGGAGGCGGGAACGCGATGCTCCGGAAAGGTCGAACAGAAACTACAACGGTGAAAATCGACCCGTCGATAGGTTTGACGGCAGAAGGCAGAACGAAAGGAAGTCCCCTCGGCGAGACGAGAGGAACAGGGGGTTTGAAGAGCGAGAACGAGGTAGACATAACAGCGGTAGAGGTGGCAGGCGAGGGGGTAGAGGAAACAGATTCGGGGATGGCGATGGGCCGAGAAGCAGTTTCGACGGCTCCAGAGTAAAGGGTGAGCCGTCGCCGGAATGGGGAAAAGCGGATATGAAAAAGGAGAACAACGGGAAGCCAATTGAGAAAGAGAAGCCAAATTTCGAGCCTTCTGGAAAGTTGACGGAAGACGCAAATACTGTGAACGGTGTGGTGATAAAATACACAGAACCAATGGAGGCGCGAAAGCCGAAGCGCCGTTGGAGACTCTATCCCTTCAAGGGTGAAAAGGCGTTGCCCACCCTCTATGTCCATAGGCAGTCTGCTTACCTGATGGGCAGGGATCGCAAGGTTGCGGATATTCCTCTGGACCATCCGTCTTGCTCCAAACAGCATGCCGCTCTGCAGTTTAGGCTTGTCTCATTCCAGAGGGAAGATGGCGGCGAAGGAAAGAGGGTCAGACCGTATTTGATAGACCTAGAATCTGCCAACGGCACTCATGTCAATGACATCAAACTCGAGCCTAAAAGGTATCACGAGCTCTTGGAGAGGGATGTTCTGCGCTTTGGATTCAGCTCTCGGGAATACGTTCTTCTGCACGAACAGAGTAAGGATGATGCTCTGGATGATGACGTCCCATTTACATCTGCTGTTCCG AAATGA
- the LOC124186240 gene encoding protein sarah, translating into MEDKREANLDSEHGSSENTENIIINEVDGLPNLHPNYQQLELELEADQDRGDANMRTIDELVRDEDLPTSVIVTNVDPRVFKDPQIMSGIETLFKQFGENATFQYFRSFRRMRVNYSSPSAAAHARIQLHQTRYGETDINCYFAQPVTPIDMEDQHLHPPAPTKQFLISPPASPPVGWEPREEGEPLVNHDLLAAIANLSPGATHELHPGGSGQPGIVVHVCETTNPMKSGPRIQHTRCPEY; encoded by the exons ATGGAGGATAAACGAGAGGCGAACCTCGATAGTGAGCATGGGTCCTCGGAGAATACggagaatataataattaacgagGTCGACGGCCTGCCAAACTTGCATCCCAATTACCAACAGCTCGAACTAGAATTGGAAGCTGACCAGGATCGCGGAGACGCGAACATGAGAACGATAGACGAATTAGTCAGAGACGAAGATCTCCCAACTTCAGTAATTGTCACCAATGTAGACCCCAGAGTTTTCAAAGATCCTCAGATAATG AGTGGCATAGAAACACTGTTCAAACAGTTCGGAGAAAACGCCACTTTTCAGTACTTCAGATCTTTCAGACGAATGAGGGTCAACTACAGTTCGCCCAGCGCCGCTGCTCATGCCAGGATACAGCTGCACCAAACACGTTATGGAGAGACGGATATCAACTGCTACTTTGCTCAACCTGTCACGCCAATAG ATATGGAAGATCAGCATCTCCACCCACCAGCACCAACTAAACAGTTCCTAATTTCACCTCCGGCATCACCGCCAGTTGGTTGGGAGCCTCGGGAAGAAGGCGAGCCGCTTGTGAACCATGATTTACTCGCAGCAATTGCCAACCTATCACCAG GTGCGACCCACGAACTCCATCCAGGCGGATCTGGTCAACCTGGTATAGTTGTCCACGTCTGTGAGACAACGAATCCTATGAAAAGTGGTCCTCGTATACAGCACACACGTTGTCCAGAGTATTAA
- the LOC124185987 gene encoding cAMP-dependent protein kinase catalytic subunit beta-like, whose translation MNERDLDKSFIEYEQILEGLKTNFTENWKTKRKPNQSLDDFVRYRTLGTGAFGRVMLVKQKATGVYYAMKILEKAKLVKLKQVEHTGNEKRILECVRFPFVIYMEFCFKDNSYIYLILPFVTGGEMFSHLRRMGKFDEGLSRFYAAQVTLALEYLHHCGLVYRDLKPENILIESNGYLKITDFGFCKLVDGRTWTLCGTPEYLAPEIILSKGYGKSVDWWSFGVLIYEMNAGYPPFYARDPMKIYEKIVSGKYKFASNFGEDLRDLLKNILQVDLSRRYGNLKDGAVDVKKHRWFRSVNWLLIYQQKVEPGFIPKTGSVGDTSNYDHYDEEELIIDKVDRFAKEFADF comes from the coding sequence ATGAACGAGCGTGACTTGGATAAATCTTTTATCGAGTACGAGCAGATTTTGGAGGGATTGAAGACGAATTTCACAGAGAACTGGAAGACGAAAAGGAAGCCGAACCAATCGCTCGACGATTTCGTGCGGTATAGAACCCTGGGAACCGGAGCCTTTGGTCGAGTGATGCTGGTGAAGCAAAAAGCTACCGGCGTATACTACGCGATGAAGATATTGGAGAAGGCGAAGTTGGTGAAACTGAAGCAAGTCGAGCATACCGGGAATGAGAAGAGGATACTGGAGTGTGTGCGATTCCCGTTTGTTATCTACATGGAGTTTTGCTTCAAAGATAACTCCTACATATACTTGATCCTACCATTCGTGACCGGCGGTGAAATGTTTTCTCATTTAAGAAGGATGGGAAAGTTCGATGAGGGACTGTCAAGATTTTACGCCGCTCAAGTCACTTTAGCTCTCGAGTATCTGCATCATTGCGGTTTGGTTTATCGCGACCTGAAGCCAGAGAATATATTGATAGAAAGCAATGGCTACCTGAAGATAACAGATTTTGGCTTCTGCAAATTGGTAGACGGTAGAACTTGGACGCTGTGCGGTACGCCGGAATATCTGGCTCCTGAAATAATCCTTTCAAAAGGATACGGCAAGTCGGTGGATTGGTGGAGTTTCGGAGTTCTGATTTACGAAATGAACGCCGGATACCCGCCCTTTTACGCTCGAGATCCGATGAAGATATACGAGAAGATCGTTTCCGGAAAGTACAAGTTCGCAAGCAACTTTGGCGAGGACTTGCGAGACCTGTTGAAGAACATTCTGCAAGTGGATTTGTCCAGACGTTACGGGAACTTGAAGGATGGCGCGGTGGACGTCAAGAAGCATCGTTGGTTTCGCTCTGTTAATTGGCTACTGATATACCAGCAGAAGGTAGAGCCTGGCTTCATACCTAAAACCGGTAGCGTCGGAGATACGAGCAACTACGATCACTATGATGAGGAAGAGCTAATCATTGACAAAGTGGATCGTTTTGCCAAGGAGTTTGCTGACTTTTGA